Proteins co-encoded in one Setaria viridis chromosome 9, Setaria_viridis_v4.0, whole genome shotgun sequence genomic window:
- the LOC117840902 gene encoding uncharacterized protein isoform X2: MAPDGAAAALSVEMELAWHLLTVLVRLGRPVAASDLATAASAAALTAAASASTSAAALSVSPDLVERMCRIPGSPLRISGGGVVTASETAVLAFMRFAGLDVPAPRVLLRPPEVRKWSGEVTIRYERKRKVSDVSCFSTKRHRLLAPDSDLMEHSEQESNQLVAQTCAPAATGEVHLEVMQELQDRLPTISTFIGEPSLGLPTGATLVPNDAKITTLCLQPELAQSLKGDDGTVLGNMALTLVPTNLSDCCSVNLPPLDAEKSKNIDAEVDGKSSRIGESEQAAFLNCTVEDSDDLQKESVHPTTIHAVVAGETENHAGERENQAEDLNLVCKNPGSPINYNTKRDDSIEAFDTIPNQADALQYNCPDAGHHENLPTCGQEKNPLCANACAEVCKDKTTQILFQPPMDTKAAPIASQMNRNSEPEALPQEATRYDCMDMRDLNIIAENRESKYLNNGKQPWNEVEANVSKNGQDRMVAKQNEKTKKNALPKEDKDRFAAKAQKSHVVPKQLPSFKGFVIEEEEGSGGYGTVYRALRKKDGRIFAIKCPHPNAHPHHVNNELKMLERFGGKHCVIKYECSLKSGELECFVLEHVEHDRPEILKKEIALLELQWYGYCLFRALASLHRQGVVHRDVKPGNFLFCRKLKKGYLIDFNLANDLHQKFLKNSKSETISCGKDTASQTLSKFAPVVHAKEAVDDSKQPLPLKRKRSSKNPVDSAPKIDNKSTQAADVSGVTSAKDPTSTKTSLDRLKQPMPYKGRKELMNFLHEAMQSPNKNTVPAPASQRKRVAAPIGSVDRKLFMLTPMPLHSGGSAVAGSGTFNNKGHGKHRREGPCVGTKGFRAPEVLFRSFHQGCKVDVWSAGVTLLYLIIGRTPFGGDPEQNIKEIAKLKGSEELWEVAKVHNCESSFPSDLFDFKSFHSVDLRQWCTANTRRPEFLKLIPESFFDLLDKCLAVNPRCRLTSEDALKHDFFSPCRDSFRKPKMLRISAGSDAASSSSPQNIALTAKQS, from the exons ATGGCTCcggacggcgccgcggccgctctCTCGGTGGAGATGGAGCTGGCTTGGCACCTCCTCACAGTGCTCGTCCGCCTCGGtcgccccgtcgccgcctcggacctcgccaccgccgcctccgccgcggccctcaccgccgccgcctccgcctccacctccgccgcggcccTCTCCGTCTCACCGGACTTAGTCGAGCGGATGTGTCGTATCCCTGGGTCTCCACTGCGaatctccggcggcggcgtggtgacAGCCTCTGAGACGGCCGTCCTGGCGTTTATGAGGTTTGCGGGGTTGGATGTCCCGGCCCCAAGGGTGTTGTTGAGACCTCCCGAGGTGAGGAAGTGGTCGGGGGAAGTGACGATTCGGTATGAGCGCAAGCGGAAAGTGTCGGATGTGAGCTGCTTCAGCACGAAGAGGCACCGACTACTAGCGCCGGACTCAG ATTTGATGGAACACAGCGAGCAGGAGTCGAATCAGCTGGTTGCACAAACCTGTGCCCCAGCTGCTACTGGAGAG GTACATTTGGAGGTTATGCAAGAGTTGCAGGATAGGCTTCCCACTATCAGCACATTTATCGGTGAACCTTCCTTAGGACTTCCAACTGGGGCTACTCTTGTTCCCAATGATGCTAAAATTACCACGCTTTGTCTTCAACCTGAACTTGCGCAGTCTCTTAAAGGTGATGATGGCACAGTTCTCGGGAACATGGCTTTAACACTGGTTCCAACAAATCTGTCAGATTGTTGTTCTGTCAATCTTCCTCCACTGGATGCTGAGAAATCCAAAAACATCGATGCAGAAGTTGATGGTAAAAGTAGTAGGATTGGTGAATCTGAACAAGCTGCATTCCTTAACTGTACAGTAGAGGATAGTGATGATCTACAAAAAGAGTCTGTCCATCCCACGACCATTCATGCTGTTGTAGCTGGGGAAACAGAAAATCATGCTGGGGAAAGAGAGAATCAGGCTGAAGATCTAAATCTCGTTTGCAAAAATCCAGGCAGCCCAATTAATTATAATACAAAGAGAGATGATAGTATAGAAGCATTTGATACTATTCCAAATCAAGCAGATGCTTTACAATACAACTGCCCAGATGCTGGGCATCATGAGAATCTCCCAACTTGTGGTCAGGAAAAGAATCCACTATGTGCCAATGCATGCGCAGAAGTTTGTAAGGATAAGACAACACAAATTTTGTTCCAACCTCCTATGGACACCAAGGCTGCACCTATAGCATCTCAAATGAACAGAAATAGTGAACCTGAAGCATTGCCGCAGGAAGCTACAAGGTATGACTGTATGGACATGAGGGACCTGAACATTATTGCTGAAAATAGAGAAAGCAAATATCTAAATAATGGAAAGCAGCCCTGGAATGAGGTGGAGGCCAATGTATCTAAAAATGGGCAGGATAGAATGGTTGCGAAGCAAAATGAGAAGACCAAGAAAAATGCACTGCCCAAAGAAGATAAGGACCGCTTTGCAGCAAAGGCTCAAAAG AGCCATGTAGTTCCAAAACAACTTCCTAGCTTCAAGGGTTTTGTcatagaagaggaggaagggtcTG GAGGTTACGGGACTGTTTATAGGGCGCTGAGAAAAAAAGATGGACGAATATTCGCTATAAAAT GTCCTCACCCAAATGCTCATCCACACCATGTTAACAATGAACTAAAGATGCTGGAGCGTTTTGG AGGGAAACATTGTGTGATTAAATACGAATGCTCTTTGAAAAGTGGCGAACTAGAGTGCTTTGTTCTAGAACATGTTGAGCATGACAGACCAGAG ATTTTGAAAAAGGAAATAGCCTTGCTTGAGTTGCAGTGGTATGGGTACTGTCTGTTCAGAGCTCTTGCAAGCTTACATAGACAG GGGGTAGTGCATAGAGATGTCAAACCTGGAAACTTCCTCTTCTGTCGCAAACTGAAGAAGGGGTATCTTATTGACTTCAACCTGGCAAAT GATCTCCACCAGAAGTTCTTGAAAAACA GTAAATCTGAGACAATTTCATGTGGGAAGGATACAGCATCTCAAACATTATCAAAATTTGCCCCAGTAGTTCACGCCAAAGAAGCAGTTGATGATTCAAAGCAACCTCTTCCTTTGAAGAGGAAAAGATCCAGTAAAAACCCAGTGGATAGTGCACCTAAGATCGACAATAAAAGTACCCAAGCTGCTGATGTATCTGGTGTAACCTCTGCGAAGGATCCTACAAGCACAAAAACATCATTAGATAGGTTAAAGCAGCCAATGCCTTACAAAGGGCGAAAGGAATTAATGAACTTCTTGCATGAGGCAATGCAAAGTCCCAACAAAAATACAGTGCCTGCTCCTGCTTCCCAAAGGAAGAGGGTCGCTGCTCCTATTGGTAGTGTGGATCGAAAGCTCTTTATGCTGACTCCAATGCCCCTGCATTCTGGTGGTAGTGCTGTTGCTGGTTCTGGCACATTTAACAACAAAG gacatggaaaacatcgaaGAGAAGGTCCATGTGTTGGAACTAAAGGATTCCGGGCTCCAGAG GTTCTCTTTAGGTCTTTCCACCAGGGTTGTAAAGTTGATGTCTGGTCCGCTGGGGTGACGCTCCTGTACTTGATAATTGGCAGAACACCTTTTGGTGGTGATCCTGAACA GAACATCAAGGAAATAGCAAAGCTGAAAGGTAGTGAAGAACTGTGGGAGGTAGCGAAAGTGCACAACTGCGAATCTTCGTTCCCATCG GATCTGTTTGATTTCAAATCGTTTCACTCTGTGGATCTGAGGCAGTGGTGTACAGCCAACACACGCAGGCCAGAGTTCCTCAAGTTGATACCTGAATCATTTTTTGACCTGCTGGATAAGTGCCTCGCTGTCAACCCCAGGTGCAGGCTCACATCAGAGGATGCGCTCAAGCATGATTTCTTTTCTCCATGCCGTGATAGCTTCAGAAAGCCCAAGATGCTTAGGATTTCAGCTGGTTCTGACGCTGCTTCTTCATCGTCACCCCAGAACATAGCGCTTACAGCAAAACAATCATAG
- the LOC117840902 gene encoding uncharacterized protein isoform X1: protein MAPDGAAAALSVEMELAWHLLTVLVRLGRPVAASDLATAASAAALTAAASASTSAAALSVSPDLVERMCRIPGSPLRISGGGVVTASETAVLAFMRFAGLDVPAPRVLLRPPEVRKWSGEVTIRYERKRKVSDVSCFSTKRHRLLAPDSDLMEHSEQESNQLVAQTCAPAATGEVHLEVMQELQDRLPTISTFIGEPSLGLPTGATLVPNDAKITTLCLQPELAQSLKGDDGTVLGNMALTLVPTNLSDCCSVNLPPLDAEKSKNIDAEVDGKSSRIGESEQAAFLNCTVEDSDDLQKESVHPTTIHAVVAGETENHAGERENQAEDLNLVCKNPGSPINYNTKRDDSIEAFDTIPNQADALQYNCPDAGHHENLPTCGQEKNPLCANACAEVCKDKTTQILFQPPMDTKAAPIASQMNRNSEPEALPQEATRYDCMDMRDLNIIAENRESKYLNNGKQPWNEVEANVSKNGQDRMVAKQNEKTKKNALPKEDKDRFAAKAQKSHVVPKQLPSFKGFVIEEEEGSGGYGTVYRALRKKDGRIFAIKCPHPNAHPHHVNNELKMLERFGGKHCVIKYECSLKSGELECFVLEHVEHDRPEILKKEIALLELQWYGYCLFRALASLHRQGVVHRDVKPGNFLFCRKLKKGYLIDFNLANDLHQKFLKNSKSETISCGKDTASQTLSKFAPVVHAKEAVDDSKQPLPLKRKRSSKNPVDSAPKIDNKSTQAADVSGVTSAKDPTSTKTSLDRLKQPMPYKGRKELMNFLHEAMQSPNKNTVPAPASQRKRVAAPIGSVDRKLFMLTPMPLHSGGSAVAGSGTFNNKVAGHGKHRREGPCVGTKGFRAPEVLFRSFHQGCKVDVWSAGVTLLYLIIGRTPFGGDPEQNIKEIAKLKGSEELWEVAKVHNCESSFPSDLFDFKSFHSVDLRQWCTANTRRPEFLKLIPESFFDLLDKCLAVNPRCRLTSEDALKHDFFSPCRDSFRKPKMLRISAGSDAASSSSPQNIALTAKQS, encoded by the exons ATGGCTCcggacggcgccgcggccgctctCTCGGTGGAGATGGAGCTGGCTTGGCACCTCCTCACAGTGCTCGTCCGCCTCGGtcgccccgtcgccgcctcggacctcgccaccgccgcctccgccgcggccctcaccgccgccgcctccgcctccacctccgccgcggcccTCTCCGTCTCACCGGACTTAGTCGAGCGGATGTGTCGTATCCCTGGGTCTCCACTGCGaatctccggcggcggcgtggtgacAGCCTCTGAGACGGCCGTCCTGGCGTTTATGAGGTTTGCGGGGTTGGATGTCCCGGCCCCAAGGGTGTTGTTGAGACCTCCCGAGGTGAGGAAGTGGTCGGGGGAAGTGACGATTCGGTATGAGCGCAAGCGGAAAGTGTCGGATGTGAGCTGCTTCAGCACGAAGAGGCACCGACTACTAGCGCCGGACTCAG ATTTGATGGAACACAGCGAGCAGGAGTCGAATCAGCTGGTTGCACAAACCTGTGCCCCAGCTGCTACTGGAGAG GTACATTTGGAGGTTATGCAAGAGTTGCAGGATAGGCTTCCCACTATCAGCACATTTATCGGTGAACCTTCCTTAGGACTTCCAACTGGGGCTACTCTTGTTCCCAATGATGCTAAAATTACCACGCTTTGTCTTCAACCTGAACTTGCGCAGTCTCTTAAAGGTGATGATGGCACAGTTCTCGGGAACATGGCTTTAACACTGGTTCCAACAAATCTGTCAGATTGTTGTTCTGTCAATCTTCCTCCACTGGATGCTGAGAAATCCAAAAACATCGATGCAGAAGTTGATGGTAAAAGTAGTAGGATTGGTGAATCTGAACAAGCTGCATTCCTTAACTGTACAGTAGAGGATAGTGATGATCTACAAAAAGAGTCTGTCCATCCCACGACCATTCATGCTGTTGTAGCTGGGGAAACAGAAAATCATGCTGGGGAAAGAGAGAATCAGGCTGAAGATCTAAATCTCGTTTGCAAAAATCCAGGCAGCCCAATTAATTATAATACAAAGAGAGATGATAGTATAGAAGCATTTGATACTATTCCAAATCAAGCAGATGCTTTACAATACAACTGCCCAGATGCTGGGCATCATGAGAATCTCCCAACTTGTGGTCAGGAAAAGAATCCACTATGTGCCAATGCATGCGCAGAAGTTTGTAAGGATAAGACAACACAAATTTTGTTCCAACCTCCTATGGACACCAAGGCTGCACCTATAGCATCTCAAATGAACAGAAATAGTGAACCTGAAGCATTGCCGCAGGAAGCTACAAGGTATGACTGTATGGACATGAGGGACCTGAACATTATTGCTGAAAATAGAGAAAGCAAATATCTAAATAATGGAAAGCAGCCCTGGAATGAGGTGGAGGCCAATGTATCTAAAAATGGGCAGGATAGAATGGTTGCGAAGCAAAATGAGAAGACCAAGAAAAATGCACTGCCCAAAGAAGATAAGGACCGCTTTGCAGCAAAGGCTCAAAAG AGCCATGTAGTTCCAAAACAACTTCCTAGCTTCAAGGGTTTTGTcatagaagaggaggaagggtcTG GAGGTTACGGGACTGTTTATAGGGCGCTGAGAAAAAAAGATGGACGAATATTCGCTATAAAAT GTCCTCACCCAAATGCTCATCCACACCATGTTAACAATGAACTAAAGATGCTGGAGCGTTTTGG AGGGAAACATTGTGTGATTAAATACGAATGCTCTTTGAAAAGTGGCGAACTAGAGTGCTTTGTTCTAGAACATGTTGAGCATGACAGACCAGAG ATTTTGAAAAAGGAAATAGCCTTGCTTGAGTTGCAGTGGTATGGGTACTGTCTGTTCAGAGCTCTTGCAAGCTTACATAGACAG GGGGTAGTGCATAGAGATGTCAAACCTGGAAACTTCCTCTTCTGTCGCAAACTGAAGAAGGGGTATCTTATTGACTTCAACCTGGCAAAT GATCTCCACCAGAAGTTCTTGAAAAACA GTAAATCTGAGACAATTTCATGTGGGAAGGATACAGCATCTCAAACATTATCAAAATTTGCCCCAGTAGTTCACGCCAAAGAAGCAGTTGATGATTCAAAGCAACCTCTTCCTTTGAAGAGGAAAAGATCCAGTAAAAACCCAGTGGATAGTGCACCTAAGATCGACAATAAAAGTACCCAAGCTGCTGATGTATCTGGTGTAACCTCTGCGAAGGATCCTACAAGCACAAAAACATCATTAGATAGGTTAAAGCAGCCAATGCCTTACAAAGGGCGAAAGGAATTAATGAACTTCTTGCATGAGGCAATGCAAAGTCCCAACAAAAATACAGTGCCTGCTCCTGCTTCCCAAAGGAAGAGGGTCGCTGCTCCTATTGGTAGTGTGGATCGAAAGCTCTTTATGCTGACTCCAATGCCCCTGCATTCTGGTGGTAGTGCTGTTGCTGGTTCTGGCACATTTAACAACAAAG TTGCaggacatggaaaacatcgaaGAGAAGGTCCATGTGTTGGAACTAAAGGATTCCGGGCTCCAGAG GTTCTCTTTAGGTCTTTCCACCAGGGTTGTAAAGTTGATGTCTGGTCCGCTGGGGTGACGCTCCTGTACTTGATAATTGGCAGAACACCTTTTGGTGGTGATCCTGAACA GAACATCAAGGAAATAGCAAAGCTGAAAGGTAGTGAAGAACTGTGGGAGGTAGCGAAAGTGCACAACTGCGAATCTTCGTTCCCATCG GATCTGTTTGATTTCAAATCGTTTCACTCTGTGGATCTGAGGCAGTGGTGTACAGCCAACACACGCAGGCCAGAGTTCCTCAAGTTGATACCTGAATCATTTTTTGACCTGCTGGATAAGTGCCTCGCTGTCAACCCCAGGTGCAGGCTCACATCAGAGGATGCGCTCAAGCATGATTTCTTTTCTCCATGCCGTGATAGCTTCAGAAAGCCCAAGATGCTTAGGATTTCAGCTGGTTCTGACGCTGCTTCTTCATCGTCACCCCAGAACATAGCGCTTACAGCAAAACAATCATAG
- the LOC117840902 gene encoding uncharacterized protein isoform X3: protein MAPDGAAAALSVEMELAWHLLTVLVRLGRPVAASDLATAASAAALTAAASASTSAAALSVSPDLVERMCRIPGSPLRISGGGVVTASETAVLAFMRFAGLDVPAPRVLLRPPEVRKWSGEVTIRYERKRKVSDVSCFSTKRHRLLAPDSDLMEHSEQESNQLVAQTCAPAATGEVHLEVMQELQDRLPTISTFIGEPSLGLPTGATLVPNDAKITTLCLQPELAQSLKGDDGTVLGNMALTLVPTNLSDCCSVNLPPLDAEKSKNIDAEVDGKSSRIGESEQAAFLNCTVEDSDDLQKESVHPTTIHAVVAGETENHAGERENQAEDLNLVCKNPGSPINYNTKRDDSIEAFDTIPNQADALQYNCPDAGHHENLPTCGQEKNPLCANACAEVCKDKTTQILFQPPMDTKAAPIASQMNRNSEPEALPQEATRYDCMDMRDLNIIAENRESKYLNNGKQPWNEVEANVSKNGQDRMVAKQNEKTKKNALPKEDKDRFAAKAQKSHVVPKQLPSFKGFVIEEEEGSGGYGTVYRALRKKDGRIFAIKCPHPNAHPHHVNNELKMLERFGGKHCVIKYECSLKSGELECFVLEHVEHDRPEGVVHRDVKPGNFLFCRKLKKGYLIDFNLANDLHQKFLKNSKSETISCGKDTASQTLSKFAPVVHAKEAVDDSKQPLPLKRKRSSKNPVDSAPKIDNKSTQAADVSGVTSAKDPTSTKTSLDRLKQPMPYKGRKELMNFLHEAMQSPNKNTVPAPASQRKRVAAPIGSVDRKLFMLTPMPLHSGGSAVAGSGTFNNKVAGHGKHRREGPCVGTKGFRAPEVLFRSFHQGCKVDVWSAGVTLLYLIIGRTPFGGDPEQNIKEIAKLKGSEELWEVAKVHNCESSFPSDLFDFKSFHSVDLRQWCTANTRRPEFLKLIPESFFDLLDKCLAVNPRCRLTSEDALKHDFFSPCRDSFRKPKMLRISAGSDAASSSSPQNIALTAKQS, encoded by the exons ATGGCTCcggacggcgccgcggccgctctCTCGGTGGAGATGGAGCTGGCTTGGCACCTCCTCACAGTGCTCGTCCGCCTCGGtcgccccgtcgccgcctcggacctcgccaccgccgcctccgccgcggccctcaccgccgccgcctccgcctccacctccgccgcggcccTCTCCGTCTCACCGGACTTAGTCGAGCGGATGTGTCGTATCCCTGGGTCTCCACTGCGaatctccggcggcggcgtggtgacAGCCTCTGAGACGGCCGTCCTGGCGTTTATGAGGTTTGCGGGGTTGGATGTCCCGGCCCCAAGGGTGTTGTTGAGACCTCCCGAGGTGAGGAAGTGGTCGGGGGAAGTGACGATTCGGTATGAGCGCAAGCGGAAAGTGTCGGATGTGAGCTGCTTCAGCACGAAGAGGCACCGACTACTAGCGCCGGACTCAG ATTTGATGGAACACAGCGAGCAGGAGTCGAATCAGCTGGTTGCACAAACCTGTGCCCCAGCTGCTACTGGAGAG GTACATTTGGAGGTTATGCAAGAGTTGCAGGATAGGCTTCCCACTATCAGCACATTTATCGGTGAACCTTCCTTAGGACTTCCAACTGGGGCTACTCTTGTTCCCAATGATGCTAAAATTACCACGCTTTGTCTTCAACCTGAACTTGCGCAGTCTCTTAAAGGTGATGATGGCACAGTTCTCGGGAACATGGCTTTAACACTGGTTCCAACAAATCTGTCAGATTGTTGTTCTGTCAATCTTCCTCCACTGGATGCTGAGAAATCCAAAAACATCGATGCAGAAGTTGATGGTAAAAGTAGTAGGATTGGTGAATCTGAACAAGCTGCATTCCTTAACTGTACAGTAGAGGATAGTGATGATCTACAAAAAGAGTCTGTCCATCCCACGACCATTCATGCTGTTGTAGCTGGGGAAACAGAAAATCATGCTGGGGAAAGAGAGAATCAGGCTGAAGATCTAAATCTCGTTTGCAAAAATCCAGGCAGCCCAATTAATTATAATACAAAGAGAGATGATAGTATAGAAGCATTTGATACTATTCCAAATCAAGCAGATGCTTTACAATACAACTGCCCAGATGCTGGGCATCATGAGAATCTCCCAACTTGTGGTCAGGAAAAGAATCCACTATGTGCCAATGCATGCGCAGAAGTTTGTAAGGATAAGACAACACAAATTTTGTTCCAACCTCCTATGGACACCAAGGCTGCACCTATAGCATCTCAAATGAACAGAAATAGTGAACCTGAAGCATTGCCGCAGGAAGCTACAAGGTATGACTGTATGGACATGAGGGACCTGAACATTATTGCTGAAAATAGAGAAAGCAAATATCTAAATAATGGAAAGCAGCCCTGGAATGAGGTGGAGGCCAATGTATCTAAAAATGGGCAGGATAGAATGGTTGCGAAGCAAAATGAGAAGACCAAGAAAAATGCACTGCCCAAAGAAGATAAGGACCGCTTTGCAGCAAAGGCTCAAAAG AGCCATGTAGTTCCAAAACAACTTCCTAGCTTCAAGGGTTTTGTcatagaagaggaggaagggtcTG GAGGTTACGGGACTGTTTATAGGGCGCTGAGAAAAAAAGATGGACGAATATTCGCTATAAAAT GTCCTCACCCAAATGCTCATCCACACCATGTTAACAATGAACTAAAGATGCTGGAGCGTTTTGG AGGGAAACATTGTGTGATTAAATACGAATGCTCTTTGAAAAGTGGCGAACTAGAGTGCTTTGTTCTAGAACATGTTGAGCATGACAGACCAGAG GGGGTAGTGCATAGAGATGTCAAACCTGGAAACTTCCTCTTCTGTCGCAAACTGAAGAAGGGGTATCTTATTGACTTCAACCTGGCAAAT GATCTCCACCAGAAGTTCTTGAAAAACA GTAAATCTGAGACAATTTCATGTGGGAAGGATACAGCATCTCAAACATTATCAAAATTTGCCCCAGTAGTTCACGCCAAAGAAGCAGTTGATGATTCAAAGCAACCTCTTCCTTTGAAGAGGAAAAGATCCAGTAAAAACCCAGTGGATAGTGCACCTAAGATCGACAATAAAAGTACCCAAGCTGCTGATGTATCTGGTGTAACCTCTGCGAAGGATCCTACAAGCACAAAAACATCATTAGATAGGTTAAAGCAGCCAATGCCTTACAAAGGGCGAAAGGAATTAATGAACTTCTTGCATGAGGCAATGCAAAGTCCCAACAAAAATACAGTGCCTGCTCCTGCTTCCCAAAGGAAGAGGGTCGCTGCTCCTATTGGTAGTGTGGATCGAAAGCTCTTTATGCTGACTCCAATGCCCCTGCATTCTGGTGGTAGTGCTGTTGCTGGTTCTGGCACATTTAACAACAAAG TTGCaggacatggaaaacatcgaaGAGAAGGTCCATGTGTTGGAACTAAAGGATTCCGGGCTCCAGAG GTTCTCTTTAGGTCTTTCCACCAGGGTTGTAAAGTTGATGTCTGGTCCGCTGGGGTGACGCTCCTGTACTTGATAATTGGCAGAACACCTTTTGGTGGTGATCCTGAACA GAACATCAAGGAAATAGCAAAGCTGAAAGGTAGTGAAGAACTGTGGGAGGTAGCGAAAGTGCACAACTGCGAATCTTCGTTCCCATCG GATCTGTTTGATTTCAAATCGTTTCACTCTGTGGATCTGAGGCAGTGGTGTACAGCCAACACACGCAGGCCAGAGTTCCTCAAGTTGATACCTGAATCATTTTTTGACCTGCTGGATAAGTGCCTCGCTGTCAACCCCAGGTGCAGGCTCACATCAGAGGATGCGCTCAAGCATGATTTCTTTTCTCCATGCCGTGATAGCTTCAGAAAGCCCAAGATGCTTAGGATTTCAGCTGGTTCTGACGCTGCTTCTTCATCGTCACCCCAGAACATAGCGCTTACAGCAAAACAATCATAG
- the LOC117835049 gene encoding uncharacterized protein isoform X2, with protein MIPGLQQVMSATRGATDAFSGVTRHVNSALRTSGLKNIEAGIGCGVGMGHGFGIGIALKPRVLHGIQSSFGEIMSKLTSRLKDSPEMPSASNPMARSLSSNQQTHDGMPMDLEAKTAESNLKNTTSYEMSRVQQPNQPEALTGSRTEKVIANFLQNPLFQNDTKMDSRDAPGNLQGMDNVLQLVLKHQRVIEELREENENLRQILVEELKVSPTKLQIDRKNGVKAYYPCSDCFECRRRSRKTR; from the exons ATGATACCTGGGCTTCAGCAAGTTATGAGTGCTACAAGAGGCGCAACAGATGCCTTTTCTGGTGTCACAAGGCATGTCAATTCTGCG CTGAGGACATCTGGGTTAAAGAACATTGAAGCGGGAATTGGCTGTGGAGTTGGTATGGGCCATGGTTTTGGAATAG GAATTGCACTGAAGCCACGAGTACTTCATGGAATTCAGTCATCTTTTGGG gAAATAATGTCTAAATTGACGTCAAGGCTAAAGGATAGCCCTGAGATGCCGTCTGCATCGAATCCTATGGCTCGTTCTTTGTCTAGCAATCAACAAACTCACGATGGTATGCCCATGGATCTAGAGGCTAAGACTGCAGAAAGTAATTTGAAGAACACTACAAGTTATGAAATGTCAAGAGTACAGCAACCTAATCAGCCAGAAGCATTAACTGGGAGTCGAACTGAAAAGGTCATTGCCAATTTTCTACAGAATCCACTGTTCCAGAATGATACAAAGATGGACTCCAGAGATGCG CCTGGAAATTTACAAGGAATGGATAATGTACTCCAGCTG GTACTGAAGCACCAAAGGGTTATTGAAGAACTGCGGGAGGAAAATGAAAATCTGCGTCAGATACTTGTAGAGGAACTTAAGGTTTCACCGACCAAATTACAAATAGATCGTAAAAACGGAGTGAAGGCCTATTATCCGTGCTCGGACTGCTTCGAATGCCGCCGTCGAAGTCGGAAAACAAGATAG
- the LOC117835049 gene encoding uncharacterized protein isoform X1 has protein sequence MASPRERRLPPPAFRMENPFSVKVLQVFTGFGVGCGVGIGVGRPIYLGMIPGLQQVMSATRGATDAFSGVTRHVNSALRTSGLKNIEAGIGCGVGMGHGFGIGIALKPRVLHGIQSSFGEIMSKLTSRLKDSPEMPSASNPMARSLSSNQQTHDGMPMDLEAKTAESNLKNTTSYEMSRVQQPNQPEALTGSRTEKVIANFLQNPLFQNDTKMDSRDAPGNLQGMDNVLQLVLKHQRVIEELREENENLRQILVEELKVSPTKLQIDRKNGVKAYYPCSDCFECRRRSRKTR, from the exons ATGGCGAGCCCCCGGGAGCGGAGGCTTCCGCCGCCCGCGTTCCGGATGGAGAACCCCTTCAGCGTGAAGGTTTTGCAGGTCTTCACCGGATTCGGTGTCGGATGCGGCGTTGGCATCGGCGTCGGCCGACCCATCTACCTAG GTATGATACCTGGGCTTCAGCAAGTTATGAGTGCTACAAGAGGCGCAACAGATGCCTTTTCTGGTGTCACAAGGCATGTCAATTCTGCG CTGAGGACATCTGGGTTAAAGAACATTGAAGCGGGAATTGGCTGTGGAGTTGGTATGGGCCATGGTTTTGGAATAG GAATTGCACTGAAGCCACGAGTACTTCATGGAATTCAGTCATCTTTTGGG gAAATAATGTCTAAATTGACGTCAAGGCTAAAGGATAGCCCTGAGATGCCGTCTGCATCGAATCCTATGGCTCGTTCTTTGTCTAGCAATCAACAAACTCACGATGGTATGCCCATGGATCTAGAGGCTAAGACTGCAGAAAGTAATTTGAAGAACACTACAAGTTATGAAATGTCAAGAGTACAGCAACCTAATCAGCCAGAAGCATTAACTGGGAGTCGAACTGAAAAGGTCATTGCCAATTTTCTACAGAATCCACTGTTCCAGAATGATACAAAGATGGACTCCAGAGATGCG CCTGGAAATTTACAAGGAATGGATAATGTACTCCAGCTG GTACTGAAGCACCAAAGGGTTATTGAAGAACTGCGGGAGGAAAATGAAAATCTGCGTCAGATACTTGTAGAGGAACTTAAGGTTTCACCGACCAAATTACAAATAGATCGTAAAAACGGAGTGAAGGCCTATTATCCGTGCTCGGACTGCTTCGAATGCCGCCGTCGAAGTCGGAAAACAAGATAG